The stretch of DNA GCTCCTGCGCTGGCTGGTGGATCCCGGCCTCGACCTGCCGAGCGACCTGCGAATCCGCCTGATCGCGACGCTCCTGTCCTCCCCGCCGACCATGGTGCTGGGCGCGTTGGGGATGCTGACCATCGAGGTCATGGCGGCGATCCGGCATCCGGGACCGGTCTTCCTGGCTGTGCTGGCGACGGATGCCGCCCTGCTCGGGTTCCGCGTGGTCCTGATCCGGCGGCTTCACCGCGCCGTCGCGGCCGGGCGGCCGGCACCGACCGACCTGATGCTCGCCTCGAGCCTCGCCTGGGCCGCCATGATCAGCCTCGCCACGGTCCTGTGCGTGCTGAGCGGCGATCTGGTGCTGCAGGTCCTGGCGCCGCTGACCATGATGGGAATCCTCAACGGCATCGTCACCCGCAACTATGCGGCCCCGCGCCACGCGGTCGCGATGCTCGCCCTGTGCAGCCTGCCGATGACGCTGATGCTCCTCGTCCATTACCGCGACGCTTGGTTCCTCGTCGGGGTGGCCCTGGGCCTGCTGTTCATGATGTCGATGAACGCGACGACGGTCCGGCTCAACCGCACCTATGTCGAGGTGCTGCTCGCCAAGCGCGAGAGCCAGCACCGGGCCACCCACGATGCCCTCACCGGCCTGCGCAACCGCCCCGGGCTGATGGAGGACCTCGCTGCGGGGATGCGGGGCGGCACCAATGACCTCGCCCTGCTGTATCTCGACCTCGACGGCTTCAAGGCGGTCAACGACGGCCTCGGCCACGCCGCCGGCGACGTCCTGCTGGTGGAGGTCGCCCGGCGGATCGCCGCGGTGATCCCGGAGGAGTGGCAAGCGGCCCGGCTCGGCGGCGACGAGTTCGTGATCCTGGCCGGCGGCGCACGCGCCCACGAGGCCGCTGCCGTGGCGGCGCGCCTGATCGAGGCCGTGAAGGCCCCCTACGAGGTCGGGATCGGCGTCGGCTTGAGCGTCGGGATCGGCTGGGCGACCCCGGGGATGACCCCGGAGGCGCTGCTCGCCGAGGCGGATGCGGCGCTCTACCGCGCCAAGGCCGCCGGCAAGGGCCGCCTGGCGGCGATGCCCGAGCCGCGCGTTGCCGAGGCCCGGGTTGGATGGGCGTGAGCGATTCTCGGCGCCGCTCGCGCGCCGGGCGGGATCACCCCATCGCCCGCTTGACGAACCGGTCCTCGAAGGTCGTGGCGAGGTCGATCTTGGCGCCCTGCAAGTCGGGATCGAGGGTGCGGACCAGTTCCAGCACGCTCGCCATGCCCTCCTGCGTCGGGACGCCGGTGCGGGAATAGCTCTCGAGCGAGTTCTTCACCGCCTGCACGTACAGCGCCTTGTCGCCGAAATGGTAGGCCGGCGGCACCGTGTCGGCGATCTCTTCCGGGGAGGCCGCGACGATCCATTTCAGCGCCTTGGCGAAGGCGTTGACGACCTTCTGGGTCGCGGCGGCGTGGTGCTCGATCCAGTCCTGCTTGGTATAGACCACCGCCGCCGGGTTCGGCCCGCCGAACAGCGCCCGGGTGCCGGCCTCGGTGCGGGTGTCGACGATGACCTTGATGTCGCCGTCGGCCTCCAGCTTGGCGATCACCGGGTCGAGGTGGGAGATCGCGTCGATCTCGCCCTTCTTCATCGCCGCGATGGCGCCGGCACCGCCGCCGACGCCGATGAGGGCTGCGTCGGAGGCCTTCAGCCCGGCCTTGATCATCGCGTACTGGGCGGTGAGCGCGGTCGAGGAGCCCGGCGCCGTCACGCCGATCTTGCGGCCCTTGAAGTCGGCGGCGGACTTCACCGTGTCGGCGAGGTCCTTGCGCACCCCGATCACGATGGCGGGGAAACGGCCGAGCTCGCAGACGGCCCGCACGTCCTGGCTCTTGGCCTGCATCCGGATCGTGTGCTCGTAGGCGCCCGTCACCACGTCGACCGAGCCGCCGATCAGCGCCTGGAGCGAGCGCGCGCCGCCGCCGAAATCGTTGATCTCGGCCTCGACGCCCTCCTCCTTGAAGTAGCCCTTCCGCTCGGCGATCGTCAGCGGCAGGTAGTAGAGCAGGGGCTTGCCGCCGACGCCGATGCGGACCTTCACGGTATCGGCCCGGGCCGGCACGGCGGGGCTGAGCGCCAGGGCGGCGGCGCCGGCGAGGAAGCTGCGGCGTTGCATCTGAAACATTCTCCCTTGCTCTCTCAGCTCTGGCCGCCGGCCTGCGGGCGCCAGACCAGGAGGCGGTTCTCGATCAGGGTGACGATCGTGTCGATCACGATGACGAACACGGTCAGGATCAGCATCCCGGCAAAGACGCCGGTGACGTCGAACACGCTCTCGGCCTCGTGGATCTTGTAGCCGAGCCCGGCCGAGGACCCGAGATACTCGCCCACCACCGCCCCGACGAGGGCGAAGCCGACCGCGGTGTGGAGCGAGGAGAACATCCAGGTCAGGGCCGAGGGCCAGTAGACGTGGCGCAGCAACCCACGCTCGCTCATGCCGAGCATCCGGGCGTTGTTGAGCACCACCGGGCTCACCTCGCGCACGCCCTGGTAGACGTTGAAGAACACGATGAAGAACACCAGGGTGAAGCCGAGCGCCACCTTCGACCAGATGCCCAACCCGAACCACAGGGCGAAGATCGGTGCCAGCACCACCCGGGGAAGCGCGTTGGCCGCCTTGATGTAGGGATCGAACACGGCGGCCAGCAGCGCGTTGCGGGCGAACAGGAACCCGAAGGCGATGCCGCCGAGCGCGCCGGTGACGAAGGCCAGCACCGTCTCCTGCAGGGTGATCCAGAGATGGCCCCAGATCTCGGGATTGGTCATCTCGGTCCAGGTCCGCTTCAGCACGTCGACCGGGGTCGAGAAGAAGAACTGGATCTGCTTGGGCGCGCCCAGGATGGGATAGACGGTGAGCACGTGCCAGATCGCCAGGCCGACGAGGCCGACGAGGATCTGCAGGGCGAGGAGGCCCAGGCGGTTCACGGGGCGGTTCACGAGGGGACTCTCCGGTTCATCGTCACGCCGGGCCGCCCGCATAGGCGCGCGACACCTCGACCCGCAGGCACGACCAGATTTCCTTGTAGAGGGCGTGGAATTGCGGCTCGAGGCGGATCTCGCTGATGTCGCGCGGGCGGGCGAGATCGACCTTGAACTCGCCGACGATTCCAGCCGCCGGGCCGGCGGAGAGCACCACCACCCGGTCGGCGAGCGCGATCGCCTCCTCGAGGTCGTGGGTGACGAACATCACTGCCTTGCGGTTGGCGGCCCACAGGTCGAGCAGCAGGTTGCCCATGATCTGCCGGGTCTGGGCGTCGAGCGGCCCGAACGGCTCGTCCATCAGCAGGATCTCGGGGTCGCGGATCAGCATCTGGGCCAGAGCCACGCGCTTGCGCTGGCCGCCCGAGAGCATGTGCGGATAGCGGTCGGTGAAGGTCGCGAGCCCGACCTTGGCCAGCCAGTCGCGGGCCCGCGCCAGGGCCTCGGCGCGGGGCACGCCCTGCGGCTCCAGGGCCACCGCGACGTTGTCGATTGCCGTCTTCCACGGCATCAGGGCATCGGCCTGGAAGAGGTAGCCGGCGCGGGCATTGAGCCCCGACAGGGCCGAGGAGAACACCGTGACGCTGCCCGAAGCCGGCTTGAGCAGGCCGGCGGCGGCGTTGAGGAGCGTCGACTTGCCCGAGCCGGTCGGCCCGACCACCGCCACGAACTCGCCCGGCATCACCGCGAGGTCGATGCCCTCGACCGCGACGTAGCGCTTGCCGCCCTTCAGGGTGAAGGCGATGCTGACGCCGTCGAGCCGCACCGCCTCGCCATGGGCGAGTGCCGTGCCGCCGACCAGGCGCATGCCGGCCCGCCCCCCTTTTCGCCCCTCGGCGGCGCGCTGCCCCACCATGCCCGTCGCTCCCTCCCGTGAACCTTGCCGTCTCGCGCGGCTGCATCGGTGGCGACCATCGACGAGCGGGCGCGGGAGATCAACCGCTTCGTCCGTCGCGCCACCCGGTTTCGCACGACCGGCCTCGGCGGGGTGCGCGCCCTGCGACACGGGCCGCAGGTGACAACACCGCGCGAAGCTGGTCCGATGGCGTTCCCGATTCGATCTCTCGTTCGGCCCTCTTGGCAACCCCGCAGCAGCGCCCCTCCACAACCTTGTCCGCCGCCCTCGCCCTCTCGCTCCCCGTCGACCGCCGCCAATCGCCGACCGCGCTCAGCGTGCAGCGGGGCGTGCGGCGCCTGTTCGCCGAACTCGGCCACGTCACGATCCCCGAATTCACCCTGGCCAACGGCCGGCGCGCCGACCTGATCGCGCTTGGGGGCTGCGGCAAGCTGACGATCATCGAGATCAAGTCGAGCGTCGCGGATTTCCGCGCCGACCGGAAATGGCCGGATTACCGCGACTTCTGCGACCGCTTCTATTTCGCGGTGCCCGAGACCCTGCCGGTGGACATCCTGCCCGAGGATACCGGCCTCATCGTCGCCGACGCCTTCGGGGCGGAGATCCTGCGCGAGCCGCCCGCCCATCCCCTGGCCGGCGCCCGCCGCAAGGCCGTGACGCTGCGCTTCGCCCACGCGGCGGCGGGCCTGCTCCATGCGCTGGCGGATCCGGGGTCGATTCGCGAAGGGGCGCTGTAGACATCCGCAGGCCGCGCGCGGCATGTCCGGGGGCGCTGCCGTCCACGCGCGACGCGAAGACCGGTCACGGTCTCATTCAGAGCCCGTTCGAGCGGGATTTTCCATAAACGATTTGAGTGAGGCGGGATCGTCTCATCCTCTGACCTCATCCTGAGAGCCTGTTTGAGCAGGATTCCGACCCAATATTTGAGGCAGGCGGGATCATCCTACCCGCTCACCTCATCCTGAGGTGCGAACGAAGAGAGCCTCGAAGGAGGGCTCCAGGGATCGCAGAGGCGTCTGGAGGCCTCCTTCGAGGTCAGTCGATCTGCGATCGCGTGCGATCTCTGATCGCCAACACCTCAGGATGAGGTGGAAGGGTAGGACATCTCCTGATTTTTCTCAGTTTTCGTCAAATCACGCTGCTCAAACAGGGTCCGAGGTGCTGCGAAGCAGTCTCGAAGGCGCAAACCGGACGACGAGGAGAGCCGGCAGGATTGCTCGGCTGAAGGGATTAGGCCTGATGGCGGGGTGCATCATTTCTTGACGGGACTGCGCGACTTTGTCCGATCCCCGCCACGATCGACGCTCATCGATCACCCTTCCTCCATTCAAGGCCCTGTGTGATGTCGTCCCTGCGTTCGCTCCTCGCCCTCGCCCTCCTGGTCGCGGGCGCCGCTCCCGTCCTGGCGGCGGAGGATACCGTCGCGCGCTGGCAGCGGGCCGATGCGGCGTGCGGCCTGCCGTCCTCGCCGCTCGCCGAGCAGGCCTGCGAGGACCGCGACCGCTACGCCGCCGCCCTGCGCCGCCAGGGCTGGTGCGAGGCCCGCGCCACGACCGACTACGACCATTGGGGCTGGCGGCGATGCGCCCCGGCTGCGACGGCGCGGGCGACGCCGCGGCGCCGGGCTCGCCCGCACGCCTGATCCGTCCCGCAAACGGAGGATGCGCCGGCCCCCGGGGAGGCGTTAGGCTCCGCGTCTCTGGACCTCGACTCCAAGCCCCGTCCGGCCCCCGCCGGCGGGGCTTCTCTCATGGATACTACCAATGGCCCAAGATGCTGACGCATAGGGCCATTGAGCCATCTCGAATTGTCTATGCCAAGCCAGAGGCTTGACGAAAATTCGAGAACGGAACCAAAGGTCGTTTCCAACGACCGTTGGTATCAGGCTTCTTCTGGCGCGGCGTGCTCACCGGTCGAGCCGGTGCGCCACCACGCCGACGCCGGCCACCGCGAGCGCCAGCACCGCCCCGATCGCCGGCAGGTGGCCGTAGGGTACGCCGGCGGTGATCGCCACGCCGCCGAGCCAGGCCCCGATGGCGTTGCCGAGGTTGAAGGCGCCCTGGTTGACCGTCGAGGCCAGGTTGCGGGCGCCGTCGGCGGCGGTGAGCACCCGCATCTGCAGCGGCGCCACGAGCGCGAAGGCGAGGATGCCCCACAGGCCGATGAGCGCGGTGGCGGGGACGAGCGCGGCGCTCGCCGGCACCAGGGCCAGCAGCACCCCCGCCAGGGCGAGGCCCAGACCGATCACCGAGGGCATCAGCCGCCAGTCGCCGAGGCGGCCCCCGAGCCCGTTGCCGAGGGTGAGCCCGACGCCGAACAGCAGCAGCACGCCGGTGATCACCGAGGGACCGGCGCCCGCGGTCGCGGCCAGCAGCGGCGCCACGTAGGTGAAGACGCTAAACAGGCTCGCGGAGGCGAGCACGCTCAGGAGCATCGCGAGCACCACCTGGGTTCGGCGCAGCGCCCGCATCTCCGACAGGAGGCTGCCGCCGTCCCGCGCGAGGTCCCGCGGCAGCCAGGCGACGAGGGCGGCCGCCGCCACGAAGCCGATGCCGACCACGGCCCAGAACGTCGCCCGCCAGCCATAGGCATGGCCCAGGGCGGTGCCGAAGGGCACGCCGAGCACGTTGGCCAGCGTCAGCCCGGTGAACATGATCGCGATGGCGCTGGCCTTGCGGTGCGGCGGCACCAGATCGGCGGCGACCACGGCACCGAGGCCGAAGAAGGCGCCGTGGCAGAGCGCCGTGACGATGCGGGCGAGCATCAGCAGGCGATAATCCGGTGCCAGCGCGCAGAGCACGTTGCCGAGGATGAACAGGGCGACCAGCACCAGGAGCGCCCGGCGCCGGTCGAGGCGCGACAGGGCCGCCGCCACCAGGGGCGAGCCGAAGGTGACGCTGAGCGCGTAGCCCGAGACCAGCAGGCCCGCTTTCGGGATGCCGACGCCGAGATCGGCCGCCATCTCGGGCAGGAGCCCCATGATGACGAACTCGGTGGTGCCGATTCCGAACGAGGCCGCGGCCAGCGCCAGGAGCGCCAGGGCCGCGGATCGCCCGGTCGCCGTGGCGGGGGCCGCCTGTTCCATCGTGTGCTGCATTGCGGTCCTCGGCCGTCCTCGCTGCTGCATCGCAGCATAAGACGGGGGACCGTGCCGGGTTCAGGCTCTTTCGCGCATGGCTGGCCTGAACCGGGGCCTCACGGCAAGGCCGCCCGCGGCCCGGTCCCGGCGGGCAGCGCCGCCAGGGCCTCGCGCACCGTCGCCTCGGTCAGGATCTGCGGCAGCACCGCGACGCCGCCGCGCCCGTCGTAGAGCAGGTAGAGCGGCACGCCGGAGCGGCCGTTGGCCTCCAGCACCCGGGTGATCTCCGGGTTCTGGTTGGTCCAGTCGCCCTTGAGTTGCGCCACGTCGTGGGCCCTGAAGGCATCCTGCACCGCGGCCGCCCGCAGGGTGGCGCGGTCGTTGACCTGGCAGGTGATGCACCAGGCCGCCGTCATGTTGACGAAGACCGGCCGGCGCGCGGCGAGGAGCGCGTCGAGCCGGGCACGGCTGAACGGCTCGATCCCGTCGGCGCTCGCCACCGTCACCGGGCCGGCGCGGTCGCGGTCGAGGACCGCGACGAGGCCCGCGAGCCCGAGGAGGCCGAGGAGTGCCGCGCCTTGCGCCGCGCGCCGGGCGAGGGGGCCCGCCATCCGGCCGCGCTCGATCGCCCAGGCGCAGAAGCCCACCAGCACCAGGCCGGTGAGCGCGGCCATCAGTCCGGCGGAGCCGACCTGCTGGCTCAGCACCCAGATCAGCCAGGCCACCGTGAGGTAGAGCGGGAAGGCGAGGAAGCCCTTCAGGGCTTCCATCCAGGCGCCGGGCCGCGGCAGGCGGCGCAAGCCGGCGGGCCAGGCCGCCAGCAGGGCGAAGGGAAGGGCGAGGCCGAGGCCGAGCGCCGCGAAGACCGTCAGCGCCACGGCGGGCCCTTGCGTCAGGCCGTAGCCGACCGCCGCGCCCATGAACGGCGCGGTGCAGGGCGTGGCGACCACGGTCGCCAGCACGCCGGTGAAGAACGAGCCCTCGAGCCCGGCGCGCCGGGTCAGGCCGTCGCCGAGGGCCGCCGCCCGGCCGCCGAGATGCCAGACCCCCGACAGGCTCAGGCCCATGGCGAAGAGCCCGTAGGCGAGGCCCGCCACCACCAGGGGCGATTGCAGCTGGAAGCCCCAGCCGATCTGGGCGCCGCCGGCCCGGAGCGCGATCAGCAGGCCGGCGAGGCCGAGGAAGGTCACCAGCACGCCGGCCGCGTAGGCGAGGCCGTGCAGCCGCACCCGGCCCGGGCTCTCGCCGGAATGGCGCACTAGGCTCAGCACCTTGATCGACAGAACCGGGAAGACGCAGGGCATCAGGTTGAGCAGGAGCCCGCCCAGGAAAGCGAGGAATGCCGCCTGCCACAGGCCCTCGGCCCCGCCCGGCCCCGAGGCGGGGATGACGGGGATCGGGGTTGCCGCGACCGACGCCGCCGCGACGGTGCCGGGTACCGGCGTCGCCGTGCCGAGGGCGTAGGCGCGGCGGACCGGGCCCGATCCGGTCTCCTCCGTGAAGGTCAGGACCCCGTCGGCCTGGGGCGGGGGGGCGTCGGGCGCGGCCTGGCTGCTGCGCTGGAGCCGCAGGTGCAGGCCGGTCGCGTCGCTCGTCGCGCCTTGCGCGGCGGCATGCTCCAGGGCGGTCTCGGAATAGGGAAAGAACGCGACGTCCCGCGCCTGGAGGCCGGGCGCGTCGATGTCGAGCACCGGAACGCCGTCATCCAGCCGCATCCGGACCGGCCAGGGGGCGGGTTCGGGCAGCCGCTCGCGGCCTTGCGCGAACAGGGCGGCGGTGCGGGAATCGGGCCGCGGGCTGGTCCCGGCGGGTGCCACCGGCAAGCTCGCCGACAGGGTCGCCTCGCCCGGCACGCATTCGCGCTCGCAGACGAGATAGGACACCTTCGCCTTGAGCGGGACGGGCCCGGCGCCGAGCGTCTCCGGCGCGGTGAGCGGCACCGTCAGCAGCACCTCGCCCTCGTAGCCGAAATTCATCAGGTCGCCGACCGGGATCCGCTCCGGCGCCGGCCACGCGATGCTCCCGGCCGAGAAGCCCGGGGGCAGGGTCCAGACGATCTCCGGCGGCAGGCCGGAATCGCCCGGATTGCGCCAGTAGACGTGCCAGCCCGGCTTCATCGTCAGCCGCACGCCGGCGGTGAGGGTGGCGCCGGGCGCGACGGCGCTCTCCTGCGTCACCAGCTCGGCCCGGACGAGGTCGGCATATTTCGACGGCCGCGGCACCTGCGCCCCGGCGGTGCCGAGGGCGAGGCAGGAAGCCAGAAGGGCGAGGAGGAGGGCGAGGCGGCGAGGCAGCATGATCCCGGGTTACCCGGACTCTGCGGCGCTGGCGAGGCCGGCGGGATCGCGTTCGCGTGAGGCCGTCGTCATGACCGCCAAGATGACCGCCAAGATCAGCGCCAGGGCGGCGGGTCGAGGGCGGCGGCGAGCGCGTCGAGGAAGCGCCCGGTGCGGGCGGCGCGGGCGCGGCGGGGGGCGCCGAGAAGCGCCATCACCGGCGCCTCGGGCAGGGCGTGGTCGGCGAGCAGGCGGACGAGGCGCCCGGCCCGCAAATCGGCGGCGACGTCCCATTCCGAGCGCAGGATGATGCCCCGGCCGGCCAGCGCCCAGCCGCGCACCACCTCGCCGTCGTTGCTGGCCAGACGCGGCTCGATGCGGATCCGCGTCTCGGCGCCGTCGCGCCGGAAGCGCCACAGGGTCACGTCCTCGTCGTTCTCGCGCAACGCGATGCAGGCATGGGCGTGCAGGTCCTGCGGGCTCGCCGGTTCGCCCCGGGCGGCGAGATAGGCCGGCGCGGCGCAGACCACCCGGTCGTTGGGGGCGAGGCGCCGGGCGATCAGGCCGGGCGCCGCCTGGGCGATCTCGCCGACATGGATCGCGAGGTCGAACGTGCCCTCCGGCACGCCGCCGAGGCGGTCCGAGAGCATGAGGTCGATCGCCACTTGCGGGTGCGCCGCCTGGAACCCCGCCACCACGGGCGCGACATAGGCCCGGCCGAAGCCCAGCGGCGCCACGATCCGCAAGTGCCCCACCACCTGCCCGCGCCGGGCCGCCAGCGCCTCGTCGAGGTCTCCCAACGCCGCCAGGATCGCGCGGCCGCGCTCGGCGATCAGCTCGCCCTCGTCGGTGAGCGCGAGGTGCCGACCGCCCCGGTCGACGAGATGCACCCCCAGCCGTTCCTCCAGGGCGCGCAGGCGCTGGGTGACCGCCGGCGGCGACACGTCGAGGGTCCGCGAGGCGGCGGCGAGCGACGGCGCCTCGGCGATGGCGAGGAAGAAGCGGAGGTCGTCGGGTCCGAGCATTAACTGGGAGCTTAACGTAACAGGCAGGCGGCGTTAATGGCGCAAGGGGCCGGTCCCGTGCTTCCTGCGGGCCGGACCCGTCGCGACCGGAGGATGCACGCGATCATGCCTGAGCCGCTCGACACCCTGCAGACCCCCTGCCTGCTCCTCGACGAGGCGCGCCTGCGCGCCAATGCCGAGCGGATGCGGACCCATCTGACCGGCCTCGGCGTGCGCCTGCGCCCCCACCTCAAGACCGCGAAGTCCCGCGAGGTCGGCCGCATCGCCATGACCTCCCCGAGGGCCCGGCCATCGTCTCGACCCTGCTGGAGGCGGAGTACTTCGCCGAGGGCGGCGTGCGCGACATGATCTACGGCGTCGGCATCGCGCCGGCGAAGCTGCCCCGGGTCGCGGCGATCCGGGCCGGCGGCACCGACCTCGCGATCATCCTCGACAGCCTGGAGCAGGCGCAGGCCGTGGCGGCCCATGCCCGGGCGAGCGGCGACGCGATCCCGGTCCTGATCGAGGTCGATGCCGACGGCCACCGCTCCGGCGTCGCGCCCGATGACGGCGACACCCTGGTGGCGATCGGCCGGACGCTCGTCGCGGGCGGCGCGACCTTGCGCGGCGTGATGCTGCATGCCGGCGACAGCTATTCCTTGCGCGATCCCGAGGCCCTGGCGGCAGCCGCCGAGAACGAGCGGGTCGCCGCGGTGACGGCGGCCGACGCCTTGCGGGCGGCGGGCCTGCCCTGCCCGGTGGTCAGCGTCGGCTCGACGCCGACGGCGCGCTTTGCCCGCGACCTCACCGGCATCACCGAGGTCCGGGCCGGCGTCTACATGCTCGGCGACCTGTTCCAGGCCGGAGTCGGCTCGGTGGCGGTCGAGGACATCGCCGTCTCGGTCCTCGCCACCGTGATCGGCCACCAGCGGGCGAAGGGCTGGATCATCGTCGATGCCGGCTGGATGGCACTCTCGCGCGACCGCGGCACGGCGCGCCAGGCGGTGGAGCAGGGCTACGGCCTCGTCTGCGACACGCAGGGCCGGCCCTATCCCGACCTCATCGTGGCCGACGCCAACCAGGAGCACGGCATCGTCGCCCTGCGCAAGGGCGTGGACGGCACCCTGCCGGACTTGGCCGTCGGCGCGCAAGTCCGCATCCTGCCGAACCACGCCTGCGCGACGGGCGCGCAATACGACCGCTACCACGTCCTCGACGGCGAGAACCGCGTGACGGCCGTGTGGCCGCGCATCAACGGGTGGTAGACAAGCGTCGCTAAGCTCACCTAGAGCACTTCACGATCGCGTTGCAATCGCGAAGCTCTCTAGGTCGTTGATTTTGCCGCATTTTCTGCGACGAACCGGTATCCACTTCGTCGGAAAATGCTCTAGCCGTTATCGACGGGTTGATCTCGTCAATCTGTCGCAAACATCGACACCTCTCAACGTCATCAACTCAGTTGGCTTCGGTTGCGAGCGCGATTTTTTGCTCCTCGGCGTAGGCATCGCGCAGGCGTGCGTTGGCGATGACGAGGAGGCGTCGCATGATGGCGACGATCGCCACGATGGGCTTTTTGCCCGCTGCGATGAGGCGCTGGTAGGTGTCTTTGAGCACGGGGTTGAAGCGGGTAGCGGTCAGGGCGGGGAGGAACAGAGCCTGCTTGATCTCGGGCCGTCCGCCCTTTGTGCGTCGGTAGCGCTCGGTGGTCCCGCTCTGGTTGGGATGCGGGGCGAGTCCGGCCAGGGACGTCGCCTGGCGCCGGTCGATACGGCCGAGCTCGGGCATCAGGGCGAGCAGGATGATGGCAGAGGTGTCGCCGATGCCCTTGATCGAGGTCAGCGCCTTCTTGGCCCGGCTGAGCGCGGCGGCCTTGCGCAGGGTCTCGGCCATCGCCTCCTCGATCGCCTCGATCTGCTCGGACAGGGCGGTGATGAGGGTTTCCAGATAAGCCTGGACGGGTCCAGATCCCGGCGCGGCCAGACGATTGCGGTTGGCGGTGCGCTGAGCCACGAAGTCGGCGCGGGTGAGCACCAGGCTCTGGAGGTTTTCCTGATCGGGATCAGGGGCTTGCCAGCGGGCCAGGGAGGTGTGGCGCTCCCGGCCGTAAGCCGCCAGGGCCTTGGCGTCGAGGGCGTCGGTCTTGGCGAGGGTGCCGTAGGAGTGGATGAACGCCTTGACCTTGCGGGCGTCGGCGCGGTGGGCGGGGCATCCGACGGCGAGGAGAGCGGCCAGCAGAGCATCCTCGTAGCCGCCGGTGGCTTCGCAGATGACGAGGCAGGTCGCATCGAGGTCCGCTTTGGCGGCGAAGGCGGCGAGGTCCTTGGGCTTGTTGGGGATGGTGTGACGAGCGTTGCCGCGGCTGTCGTGGAGGACGATCTCGGCTTTGCCGACATCGGCTCCGATGAAGCGGGTGGGTGAGGTGGCGGGTTGGGTCATCCGGGTCTATCCTGAGGCCGCTTGGGATTGTCTGCGGGCGTCGAGGAGAGGCCCAGGCAACTCATCAAGCGTGGCGAGGAATGCGGACCGGCGAGCCAGATGACGACGGGCGCGAGCCCCATCCCGGGACGCTCGACCGATCCGCGCCCGGTCCGGATGGCCATCCGGACCGGGCATACCGCCGAGGCGGAACGGGATCACTCTACAACCGAACCAACAGACAATCCCGGGCGACAGAGGCGGCCAGCGGATTGAGCATGTTCGGGGTCCTGGCAGAGCCGCCGCTGGCGCAGCGTGCCGACCATCAGGACGCTATCGCGGCCGGGCAGGGCGTTACCGAGTTCGCCCCGGACGGGAAGGCCGCCGAGGAAATCCGGGCGCT from Methylobacterium aquaticum encodes:
- a CDS encoding GGDEF domain-containing protein → MPDALPTYQLPRAALLRWLVDPGLDLPSDLRIRLIATLLSSPPTMVLGALGMLTIEVMAAIRHPGPVFLAVLATDAALLGFRVVLIRRLHRAVAAGRPAPTDLMLASSLAWAAMISLATVLCVLSGDLVLQVLAPLTMMGILNGIVTRNYAAPRHAVAMLALCSLPMTLMLLVHYRDAWFLVGVALGLLFMMSMNATTVRLNRTYVEVLLAKRESQHRATHDALTGLRNRPGLMEDLAAGMRGGTNDLALLYLDLDGFKAVNDGLGHAAGDVLLVEVARRIAAVIPEEWQAARLGGDEFVILAGGARAHEAAAVAARLIEAVKAPYEVGIGVGLSVGIGWATPGMTPEALLAEADAALYRAKAAGKGRLAAMPEPRVAEARVGWA
- a CDS encoding ABC transporter substrate-binding protein, whose amino-acid sequence is MQRRSFLAGAAALALSPAVPARADTVKVRIGVGGKPLLYYLPLTIAERKGYFKEEGVEAEINDFGGGARSLQALIGGSVDVVTGAYEHTIRMQAKSQDVRAVCELGRFPAIVIGVRKDLADTVKSAADFKGRKIGVTAPGSSTALTAQYAMIKAGLKASDAALIGVGGGAGAIAAMKKGEIDAISHLDPVIAKLEADGDIKVIVDTRTEAGTRALFGGPNPAAVVYTKQDWIEHHAAATQKVVNAFAKALKWIVAASPEEIADTVPPAYHFGDKALYVQAVKNSLESYSRTGVPTQEGMASVLELVRTLDPDLQGAKIDLATTFEDRFVKRAMG
- a CDS encoding ABC transporter permease — protein: MNRLGLLALQILVGLVGLAIWHVLTVYPILGAPKQIQFFFSTPVDVLKRTWTEMTNPEIWGHLWITLQETVLAFVTGALGGIAFGFLFARNALLAAVFDPYIKAANALPRVVLAPIFALWFGLGIWSKVALGFTLVFFIVFFNVYQGVREVSPVVLNNARMLGMSERGLLRHVYWPSALTWMFSSLHTAVGFALVGAVVGEYLGSSAGLGYKIHEAESVFDVTGVFAGMLILTVFVIVIDTIVTLIENRLLVWRPQAGGQS
- a CDS encoding ABC transporter ATP-binding protein, producing the protein MRLVGGTALAHGEAVRLDGVSIAFTLKGGKRYVAVEGIDLAVMPGEFVAVVGPTGSGKSTLLNAAAGLLKPASGSVTVFSSALSGLNARAGYLFQADALMPWKTAIDNVAVALEPQGVPRAEALARARDWLAKVGLATFTDRYPHMLSGGQRKRVALAQMLIRDPEILLMDEPFGPLDAQTRQIMGNLLLDLWAANRKAVMFVTHDLEEAIALADRVVVLSAGPAAGIVGEFKVDLARPRDISEIRLEPQFHALYKEIWSCLRVEVSRAYAGGPA
- a CDS encoding MmcB family DNA repair protein translates to MSAALALSLPVDRRQSPTALSVQRGVRRLFAELGHVTIPEFTLANGRRADLIALGGCGKLTIIEIKSSVADFRADRKWPDYRDFCDRFYFAVPETLPVDILPEDTGLIVADAFGAEILREPPAHPLAGARRKAVTLRFAHAAAGLLHALADPGSIREGAL
- a CDS encoding MFS transporter, with the translated sequence MQHTMEQAAPATATGRSAALALLALAAASFGIGTTEFVIMGLLPEMAADLGVGIPKAGLLVSGYALSVTFGSPLVAAALSRLDRRRALLVLVALFILGNVLCALAPDYRLLMLARIVTALCHGAFFGLGAVVAADLVPPHRKASAIAIMFTGLTLANVLGVPFGTALGHAYGWRATFWAVVGIGFVAAAALVAWLPRDLARDGGSLLSEMRALRRTQVVLAMLLSVLASASLFSVFTYVAPLLAATAGAGPSVITGVLLLFGVGLTLGNGLGGRLGDWRLMPSVIGLGLALAGVLLALVPASAALVPATALIGLWGILAFALVAPLQMRVLTAADGARNLASTVNQGAFNLGNAIGAWLGGVAITAGVPYGHLPAIGAVLALAVAGVGVVAHRLDR
- a CDS encoding protein-disulfide reductase DsbD family protein; the protein is MLPRRLALLLALLASCLALGTAGAQVPRPSKYADLVRAELVTQESAVAPGATLTAGVRLTMKPGWHVYWRNPGDSGLPPEIVWTLPPGFSAGSIAWPAPERIPVGDLMNFGYEGEVLLTVPLTAPETLGAGPVPLKAKVSYLVCERECVPGEATLSASLPVAPAGTSPRPDSRTAALFAQGRERLPEPAPWPVRMRLDDGVPVLDIDAPGLQARDVAFFPYSETALEHAAAQGATSDATGLHLRLQRSSQAAPDAPPPQADGVLTFTEETGSGPVRRAYALGTATPVPGTVAAASVAATPIPVIPASGPGGAEGLWQAAFLAFLGGLLLNLMPCVFPVLSIKVLSLVRHSGESPGRVRLHGLAYAAGVLVTFLGLAGLLIALRAGGAQIGWGFQLQSPLVVAGLAYGLFAMGLSLSGVWHLGGRAAALGDGLTRRAGLEGSFFTGVLATVVATPCTAPFMGAAVGYGLTQGPAVALTVFAALGLGLALPFALLAAWPAGLRRLPRPGAWMEALKGFLAFPLYLTVAWLIWVLSQQVGSAGLMAALTGLVLVGFCAWAIERGRMAGPLARRAAQGAALLGLLGLAGLVAVLDRDRAGPVTVASADGIEPFSRARLDALLAARRPVFVNMTAAWCITCQVNDRATLRAAAVQDAFRAHDVAQLKGDWTNQNPEITRVLEANGRSGVPLYLLYDGRGGVAVLPQILTEATVREALAALPAGTGPRAALP